GTAACGCAACGGCCTTGACGCCGTTGATGGCTGCCTGCAAAGGCGTTTCGCCGCCCTCGACCTGCCGGCTATGCACGCTTTCGCCGATGATGATGGCATCATCGACCAAAACCCCCATCGCCAAAAGGAAGCCGAACAACGACAGCATATTCAACGAAATATCCAGCACCGGCATCAGCCAAAAAGCGCCGAGGACTGAAGTAAAAATACCGACACCGGCCCATAAGGCCACGCGCAAGCGCAGGAATAGCGTCAACACCAGACAGACCAGTAAAAAACCGCTCAAGCCGTCTTCCAACAACGTGCCGATCCGTTCGTCATACGCTTGCGAATCGTCCCACCAGGTAATCAAGCGCAAACCCTCAGGCAGACTGGCGCGTAAAGTTTCAACCGCGGCTTTGACTTGCCTGGCCACCGCGACACTGTCCTGTTCGGTGTGTATTTCCCAGCCTTGCGCGGTTTGCCCATTGTGCCGCCAGGTATACAGACGCTCTTCGAGCCCGTCCTTGATCGCAGCAATCTGATCCAGCCTCAGGCGATTTCCATCGGGCAACGTCTTGATCACCAAACTGCCGACGGCCTCGGCATCTTTGGCCCGGCTATGCACGCGTAATAACAATTCGCCATCCGGACTTTTGACCAAGCCTCCCGGCAACTCGACGGAAGCCTTGCGGATGGCCTGGGCGACATCGTCCAAGGTCAGCCGGTATTTGCGCAGTTGTTCATGCGCCACCTCGATACCGATTTCGTAAGCGATTTCACCGTAATTACGGACACGGCTGACCCCCGGAATGGCGGCCAGCTGCTGTTGAATCCGGTCGCCGAATTGCTGCAGCGTGAATGCATCGGTTTCGCCGTGCAGAGCCACCCAAATCACGCCGTCATCGCCTTTGCGATCGGCGGGCGACACGTCGATTTTTTCCAATTGTCTCGGCAAACGTTGAATCGACTGGACTCGCCCGCGCAACAGCGCCATCATCTGCTCCCGGTCGCGATCCGGCAGAATCTCGACGCCCAAGGTACAGGTGTCGCCGCGGATTTCCCCGTGCAGATGTTTGATGCCCGACAAGTCATGCACCGCTTCTTCGATCGGGACGCAGACGGATTCTTCGACTTCCGACGGGCCCGCGCCGGGAAAAATCGCCGTTACCTCGATCTGATGCGGACTGAAGCGCGGAAAGACTTCCTTGTCGACTTCAATCATGCCGAGAACCCCACCCGTGAGAATCAACAGCATCAGCAGATTGGCGGCCACGGGATTGCCGGCAAACCAGGCCAGCAAACCGGAAACCCGCTCATGCGCCTGCATTGGGGTGAGCGGTTTGTTCATGGCGTATTAGCCGCTTGAGGCTCGGTAATGACGACACGCATACCGGCCACCAGCATCGGCATTTCCGAAATCACCACCCGTTCGCCGGAAGCGAGGCCGGATTTGATAATCGCTCTATCCGCTTCGGTACGCAGCACTTCCACCTGGCGGAGCTCCAGGCGCTGTTCGTTGTCGACCAATCTGACTTGCTGCAGCGTATTTAAGGCGGTGCGCGGTAACGCAAATACCTTGTCGCGCGTCGCGCCTTCAATCTCGGCCTGGACGAATAAGCCGCTGAGCAGCGGAACACGGCCCGCCGCGCTTTGATCGGGCCGGTCGACCTGTGCGATTAAAAATAATTGGCCGCTGCTCTTGTCCAGGGCTGCTTCACTGCGCACGATGCGGCCCGGCCAATGCTGTAACCGGCCCCCGATTTCCGCATGGAGCACCACGTTCGGCCAGCGGCTTTTGGTTGTTTTATTCCCCTGGGGCAAATCCAGAAACGCCAGCTGATCGATGCCGATGGGCAAACGGATTTCGGCGACGTCGTTGGCAAAAATACGGGCAATCACGCTGCCCGCCGGCAAGAATTGGCCACGCCCGACTTGTTTGCTCAACACGCGCCCGGCAAAAGGAGCGCGCACCTCGCAACGGCTGCGGTCCAGTTTTGCTTTGGCCAAATCCGCTTCGGCCGCCTGCAGTTTTGCTTCGGCTTCGGCTAATTGGGGTTTATGCAATGCCAAATCGCTGGCTTCGCCTTGGCCCAGCGCCTGCCATTCGCTCTCGGCTTGTTCGACTTGCGCACGTTCGTTGGTCAATACACGCCTGGCTTCGGCTATTTTGGCTTGGGCCGTGACGATGGCGTAATCGTAATCGCGCGGATCGATCATCAATAAAACGTCGTCGATGTCGAAAAAACCGCCGGAGACCAACGCCGGATGCACCTGCAATACTTTACCACCCACTTCGGCGATCAAATCGATCTCCTCGCGCGGCGCCACCACGCCTTGCGATATCACATTCAGCTTCAGCGTTTGCGGTTCCGCGCGAACGATTTGCACAGTCGGCACGACAGGCTCTGCCGCTTTGGGCAGCGTGCTGGGGCGCAATTCGATCATTGCCCATGACGCCCCCACGGCCGTCAGCAACACCGCAGCCGGTAAAAGTGTTTTTATAAAGCGTTGTTTATCGTTCAAACGGCACCGCCTCATGCCAGACATAAACTGATTCGGTTATTAAGGACATGGCAAAAAACAGCTATTTTCAGTTGTAGGGTACGCTGTGCGTACCTTTTCACCCTCCAATGGTACGCACAGCGTACCCTACAGCTACTGAAGGCTCTTTACCGGATTCATACAGGATAATCGTGGAATCGACATCAACGGCGCTTCTTTAACCAGATTACGACGCCTGTCGCGGACAACATCACAATGACCAAGCCCAATACGCAAACGAACAGCCTGTACGGCAAGCCGAAAACGTTAGCCATGTGCAAGGCCGTTAACCAGGAGGTCACGGTATTACCGTTATATTGGCCGGCAGGCAGCAGCAACATTTTTTGCTGTCCGCTATTGGCATCGATTACAACGCGCGTTTGACCTTCATGATCCTGAATATCCAGGCTGCTGCGGACACAATAGACGTAGAATCCTTTGGCGCGATTGATCCAAATTGCCACGGGCGCTTCGATTTGGAAACCGTGTTCGGCCGCGGCACGGGTCATGGCTTGATGACCCAAGCGATACGCCTCGCGTAAATCGATTGCCGGATGAATCAAGGGTTCAGGTAAATCTTCGATATCGGCCCAGGGCTGATGATAGTCGCTGACGGATTGCATTACTTTCTGATAAACCGTATCGCCCAGATTCATGTAGACGCTTGACCAGGCGAACACCAATAAAGCCAACCATACCCACAATCCGCCGGCCCGGTGTAAATCGTAGTTGATTCGAAAAGGAGAACCGCGCCATTTGATCAGCCAGGCGCGACGCCAGCGCTGCC
The genomic region above belongs to Methylomicrobium agile and contains:
- a CDS encoding efflux RND transporter periplasmic adaptor subunit; protein product: MSGMRRCRLNDKQRFIKTLLPAAVLLTAVGASWAMIELRPSTLPKAAEPVVPTVQIVRAEPQTLKLNVISQGVVAPREEIDLIAEVGGKVLQVHPALVSGGFFDIDDVLLMIDPRDYDYAIVTAQAKIAEARRVLTNERAQVEQAESEWQALGQGEASDLALHKPQLAEAEAKLQAAEADLAKAKLDRSRCEVRAPFAGRVLSKQVGRGQFLPAGSVIARIFANDVAEIRLPIGIDQLAFLDLPQGNKTTKSRWPNVVLHAEIGGRLQHWPGRIVRSEAALDKSSGQLFLIAQVDRPDQSAAGRVPLLSGLFVQAEIEGATRDKVFALPRTALNTLQQVRLVDNEQRLELRQVEVLRTEADRAIIKSGLASGERVVISEMPMLVAGMRVVITEPQAANTP
- a CDS encoding PepSY-associated TM helix domain-containing protein; protein product: MLLKDEDFGVFMKIRPFWVRVHRYTGLGMTLFLVVVGLTGSLLAFYKELDGAINPHLYVEAHGRRPLDFDTLIESAERLIAPQASVQSLWMNSAAVQFSVSPRQNEQTDRSFELNYDQLIFDPYTGAELGRRRWGVISEGMTNLMPFIYKLHFNLALDDVGMWILGITALIWTIDCFVGFYLTLPAKVFAGQRNQSAVSPFWQRWRRAWLIKWRGSPFRINYDLHRAGGLWVWLALLVFAWSSVYMNLGDTVYQKVMQSVSDYHQPWADIEDLPEPLIHPAIDLREAYRLGHQAMTRAAAEHGFQIEAPVAIWINRAKGFYVYCVRSSLDIQDHEGQTRVVIDANSGQQKMLLLPAGQYNGNTVTSWLTALHMANVFGLPYRLFVCVLGLVIVMLSATGVVIWLKKRR